In Lineus longissimus chromosome 9, tnLinLong1.2, whole genome shotgun sequence, one genomic interval encodes:
- the LOC135493742 gene encoding protein ABHD18-like, protein MSRLDQFYRKLLLTKFFTKGWGNPTSLKRLFEVQSIMTNRDKCKHVVPSDYPIHIDKEELSGDCRLIEGHFLSPFEKMLPGIMPKEVKTARFQMLFPIQWRGNLKPTVLHLAGTGDHHFNRRRFLLARPLLKEYGIASIILENPYYGVRKPPAQLRSSLHNVSDLFVMGGALICESVALFHWCERNGYGPLGISGLSMGGHMASIAATNWDKPLSLTPCLSWSTASNVFTQGVMSGAIPWHLLESQYVADNFYKDEVGKFITDPNESLKKRAFILGKEFAENYEQNVDDLEKYHQDYLDDKATQAGIHEIMNMSLRNPDPRDDTSAKKKTVVRSDIGEDQSDIEATTLASDNQQGGVQASRTLTMAQNLTSDNNQPAGGEAPDSKRSLSASGTLKAARNRTSGKNSPAQASASYSTVANEKKAFFDRFDFRKKSKEPKRTTEVKGEDRQMLKAEVLGFMRGIMDQCTHLVNFSVPVDPSLVIVVSAEKDAYMPRDKVIPMQDIWPGVELRYLKNGHIGSFLFHQADFRKAIHDSMKKQIDKYYPDTIEAYEGLLPYKKTGKKKTKRAKS, encoded by the exons ATGAGTCGCCTTGACCAATTTTATCGAAAGCTACTGCTCACAAAATTCTTCACAAAAGGATGGGGCAATCCTACCAGTCTCAAGAG ACTCTTCGAGGTCCAGTCTATCATGACAAATCGTGACAAGTGTAAACATGTCGTGCCAAGTGACTATCCCATCCACATCGACAAGGAGGAGTTGTCCGGCGACTGTCGACTCATTGAAGGACACTTCCTCAGCCCGTTTGAGAAGATGCTGCCAGGAATCATGCCAAAAGAAGTCAAAACTGCAAG GTTCCAAATGCTGTTTCCGATTCAGTGGCGTGGCAACCTGAAACCTACTGTCCTACACCTTGCTGGAACCGGAGATCAT CATTTTAATCGACGTCGCTTCCTCCTTGCCAGACCTTTGCTCAAAGAATACGGCATCGCCTCCATCATTCTGGAGAACCCTTATT ATGGTGTGCGAAAACCTCCTGCTCAGCT GCGTTCCAGTCTTCATAATGTCAGTGATCTGTTCGTAATGGGTGGTGCCCTAATCTGTGAGTCGGTTGCTCTCTTCCATTGGTGTGAGAGGAATGGCTATGGCCCGCTTGGCATCAGCGGTTTATCAATGGGAGGACAT ATGGCATCAATTGCAGCCACCAATTGGGACAAGCCACTGTCCCTTACACCATGTCTCTCCTGGTCGACCGCTTCAAACGTTTTCACCCAG GGCGTGATGAGTGGGGCCATACCGTGGCATCTCCTAGAGTCTCAATACGTGGCGGACAACTTTTACAAAGATGAAGTCGGGAAGTTCATCACAGATCCTAATGAG AGTCTCAAAAAGAGGGCCTTTATTCTCGGCAAAGAGTTTGCGGAGAATTATGAACAAAACGTCGACGATTTAGAAAAGTATCACCAGGATTACCTCGACGATAAAGCCACTCAGGCGGGCATTCATGAAATCATGAACATGTCATTACGTAATCCAGATCCAAGAGATGATACGAGTGCCAAGAAGAAAACTGTTGTACGGTCAGACATTGGAGAGGATCAGAGCGACATTGAGGCCACCACTTTGGCCTCTGATAATCAGCAAGGGGGAGTTCAGGCCAGTAGAACTCTCACCATGGCACAAAACCTTACGAGCGATAACAATCAGCCAGCAGGAGGTGAGGCCCCGGACTCCAAACGCAGCCTCAGCGCTAGCGGAACTCTCAAAGCTGCACGCAACCGTACCAGTGGTAAAAATAGTCCAGCGCAAGCTTCTGCCAGCTACAGCACTGTAGCCAATGAAAAGAAAGCATTTTTCGATCGTTTTGACTTTCGTAAAAAGTCGAAGGAGCCGAAACGTACGACTGAAGTTAAAGGTGAAGACCGGCAGATGTTGAAGGCCGAAGTGCTAGGGTTTATGCGGGGAATAATGGATCAGTGTACGCATCTGGTGAACTTTTCTGTCCCCGTCGACCCGAGTCTAGTCATTGTCGTTTCGGCAGAGAAGGACGCGTATATGCCTCGTGATAAGGTCATCCCCATGCAGGACATTTGGCCAGGCGTTGAATTACGTTATCTCAAGAATGGACACATTGGTTCATTCTTGTTTCATCAAGCTGATTTCAG GAAAGCCATTCATGACAGCATGAAGAAACAAATCGACAAGTACTACCCAGACACAATAGAAGCCTACGAAGGTCTTCTGCCATATAAAAAGACAGGAAAAAAGAAAACCAAACGCGCTAAAAGCTAA
- the LOC135493446 gene encoding uncharacterized protein LOC135493446: MKCILAVVVLVAMATKMTQACCLPDEVKADVFFTMNISVTLPGVTFNREINGMGNFAVDFKGQRFAFVLGRVGTRDETFINGASFVVDFSKRLVTASVVGSGVPGSDDEDDQCFSNKIKGKLTDKHQCYIDNAGLMQVVSTPELTIYAAADNDTQITLGIDADCIPKLLQTVTTMPNNTGAVDIKMSVDNIELQVEDADFASPCDNPTPLPGPSMKVPAPEESLKVLSSSMIAQEKKRRR; the protein is encoded by the exons ATGAAGTGTATCTTGGCAGTGGTTGTTTTGGTTGCTATGGCAACAAAGATGACGCAGGCGTGTTGTCTTCCGGACGAGGTCAAGGCGGACGTGTTCTTCACAATGAATATATCTGTGACGTTGCCCGGTGTAACTTTTAATAGGGAGATCAACGGAATGGGAAA CTTCGCAGTCGACTTCAAAGGACAGAGGTTTGCGTTCGTGTTAGGCAGGGTCGGCACGAGAGACGAAACCTTCATAAACGGGGCTAGCTTCGTAGTGGACTTTTCAAAG AGACTGGTAACCGCGAGCGTTGTTGGATCAGGCGTTCCTGGatcagatgatgaagatgaccagtgtttctcgaataaaATAAAAGGAAAATTAACTGACAAGCACCAGTGCTATATCG ATAATGCTGGCTTGATGCAAGTAGTGAGCACGCCGGAGTTGACCATATATGCGGCGGCAGATAATGATACCCAGATTACCCTCGGCATCGACGCCGACTGCATCCCAAAACTTCTTCAGACTGTGACCACAATGCCCAATAACACGGGAG ctgtCGATATAAAGATGTCGGTCGATAACATCGAGCTTCAGGTCGAAGATGCTGACTTCGCGTCCCCATGTGACAATCCCACGCCATTGCCTGGACCTTCGATGAAG GTCCCTGCTCCTGAGGAATCACTGAAGGTGTTATCTTCAAGCATGATTGCCCAAGAAAAGAAGCGCCGCCGTTAA
- the LOC135493684 gene encoding uncharacterized protein LOC135493684, whose amino-acid sequence MKCVYTFAVVVLVAMATKMAEACCLPDRAKVDIFYEVNMIMTKPNDNVTIGTSGIAAVAWDFTAQKFAVKFGPIMMKVNEFEEYPLVTRAYYLIDLAKGEIIGNTDGPIKTNECLSLKVQGQLTDKYQCTLGNHSGFEEVATTSGMTIYQKVDGKSQLAFALDANCVPTLLQAVTTLPNDTGSFGKKFEVVNIELEVEDDDFLAPCDNPKVFSRPALKIPPAEKAVEVLSAIILQAGESVSGRR is encoded by the exons ATGAAGTGTGTATATACCTTTGCGGTGGTTGTTCTGGTTGCTATGGCAACAAAGATGGCGGAGGCATGTTGTCTTCCGGACCGGGCCAAGGTGGACATTTTCTACGAGGTTAACATGATTATGACGAAACCTAATGATAATGTGACTATTGGGACTAGCGGCATAGCAGC CGTTGCATGGGACTTCACTGCGCAGAAGTTTGCGGTTAAGTTTGGCCCGATCATGATGAAGGTAAATGAGTTCGAAGAATACCCCTTAGTCACAAGGGCTTACTACCTGATTGACCTGGCCAAG GGAGAGATTATAGGGAATACAGATGGACCCATCAAAACCAACGAATGTTTGTCATTGAAAGTTCAAGGTCAACTCACGGACAAATACCAGTGCACTCTGG GTAATCATTCTGGTTTTGAGGAAGTGGCGACTACATCTGGGATGACTATCTACCAGAAGGTTGACGGGAAGAGCCAGCTGGCTTTTGCCCTTGACGCAAACTGTGTCCCGACACTCCTCCAAGCGGTGACCACACTGCCCAACGATACCGGAA GTTTCGGAAAGAAGTTTGAGGTCGTTAACATTGAGCTTGAGGTAGAAGACGACGATTTCCTTGCGCCCTGTGATAACCCTAAAGTTTTTTCACGCCCTGCATTGAAG ATCCCTCCTGCTGAAAAAGCAGTGGAGGTTTTGTCGGCGATCATTCTACAAGCCGGGGAATCCGTGAGTGGCCGCCGTTAG